The Parasteatoda tepidariorum isolate YZ-2023 chromosome X2, CAS_Ptep_4.0, whole genome shotgun sequence genome includes a region encoding these proteins:
- the LOC107441841 gene encoding leucine-rich repeat-containing protein 24-like, with protein MHEVQNPVIVNILFLILFGITISQIDSLKDACLSECNCKWKNGKQTVECIGVNLVGIPDGLSSETQVLDLTGNLLQLLPSRAFYRVSLVNLQKVFAPRCGLLSIADDAFYQLSNLIELDISNNFLTWIPSVALRDTPLLRRLLLSFNPIQRVENDSFSLQSHLTVLELSSCQIEAIEPRAFDGLKSLEYLKLDGNKLRTLPPEMVKPFSTLYALELHQNPWQCDCHIRSVRKWMLRHNIPISSPPQCFEPPRLREFTWDTVSIDEFACKPEVTVVESSVTYIEGDNATLGCRVQAVPEGTVNWIWRGRVISNLTLMSFGRQMYLIREVGTTLKVNSLTIFNVMLKDSGRYLCVASNPAGRISANITLNVVPRDTNSDNLSGEEIAGIVIGVLFVIFALFFVFSFFMMRHQRLFQNRNKSNSFPFYKNFFSFNNNHVGVVVKNSTGVDLSMNANGSNLVDGKCNASPLSPCSGSEASVYSGNKVNNLPFEQYSVHESNSPNTQPSPNSEKWYPSTLNRHSIRETETGIEMCVISKNENVNPDDKSFKPNIDSLETAERTEYRRPITTDEKDDDLESAGPMMYDIQQPINDYYMDHDLPSHKCSIWPLSEGSFKDESYHSYNSPSQSSWKRSSVIIPQQIHHIFSPDARDSPDEGLGDEREYETDILD; from the coding sequence ATGCATGAAGTCCAGAACCCCGTGATTGTcaacatattatttcttatCCTCTTTGGAATAACCATCTCGCAAATTGATTCTCTCAAAGATGCATGTTTAAGTGAATGCAATTGCAAGtggaaaaatggaaaacaaacGGTAGAGTGTATTGGTGTCAACTTAGTAGGAATTCCAGATGGACTAAGTAGTGAGACTCAAGTTTTAGACCTTACTGGTAATCTGCTTCAACTACTTCCTAGTCGAGCTTTTTATAGAGTCAGTTTAGTTAACTTACAGAAAGTGTTTGCACCAAGATGCGGACTATTGAGCATTGCTGATGATGCTTTCTATCAACTAAGTAACTTGATTGAGTTAGATATAAGCAACAATTTTCTTACGTGGATTCCAAGTGTTGCGCTAAGAGATACTCCGTTGCTAAGACGTTTACTATTAAGTTTTAATCCGATCCAAAGAGTTGAAAACGACTCGTTTTCGTTACAGTCACATCTGACTGTACTAGAACTAAGTAGCTGTCAAATAGAAGCAATTGAGCCTCGAGCATTTGACGGGCTAAAGAGCTTGGAATACCTCAAACTGGATGGAAACAAGCTAAGGACGTTACCGCCGGAAATGGTTAAACCATTTTCTACGTTGTATGCATTGGAACTGCATCAGAATCCCTGGCAATGTGATTGTCATATAAGAAGCGTCCGAAAATGGATGCTAAGACACAACATACCAATTAGCAGTCCTCCACAATGCTTTGAACCACCAAGGTTGCGCGAGTTTACATGGGATACAGTAAGTATTGATGAGTTTGCTTGTAAGCCTGAAGTAACCGTAGTTGAATCTTCTGTGACATACATAGAAGGGGATAATGCAACTCTTGGTTGCCGTGTGCAGGCAGTTCCAGAAGGAACTGTAAACTGGATTTGGAGGGGAAGGGTAATTAGCAACCTTACACTTATGTCGTTCGGACgacaaatgtatttaattagagAAGTGGGAACAACACTCAAAGTTAACTCATTGACAATATTTAATGTGATGCTCAAAGACAGTGGTAGGTATCTTTGTGTTGCGTCTAACCCTGCTGGAAGAATATCTGCAAACATTACTCTTAACGTTGTACCAAGAGACACCAATTCTGACAATCTGAGTGGTGAAGAAATAGCTGGAATTGTTATTGGTGTACTTTTCGTGATATTTGCACTGTtctttgtttttagttttttcatgaTGAGACATCAAAGATTGTTTCAAAATAGGAACAAAAGTAACAGTTTTCCTTTctacaaaaactttttctcatttaaCAACAATCACGTTGGTGTTGTGGTGAAAAATTCAACGGGTGTTGATTTAAGTATGAATGCAAACGGTAGTAATTTGGTAGATGGTAAATGCAACGCCTCACCTCTTTCTCCTTGTAGTGGATCAGAAGCAAGTGTTTATAGtggaaataaagtaaataatttaccATTTGAACAGTATAGTGTGCATGAGAGTAACAGCCCTAACACACAACCATCACCTAATTCTGAAAAATGGTATCCTTCTACCCTAAACAGACATTCTATTAGGGAAACGGAAACAGGTATAGAAATGTGTGTGATatcaaaaaacgaaaatgtaaatCCTGATGATAAATCTTTTAAACCAAATATAGATAGTTTAGAAACTGCTGAGCGAACGGAATATAGACGCCCGATAACAACTGACGAGAAAGATGATGATTTAGAAAGCGCGGGACCAATGATGTATGATATCCAGCAGCCTATAAACGATTATTATATGGATCATGACTTACCATCTCACAAATGCTCTATTTGGCCATTATCTGAAGGTTCCTTTAAAGACGAAAGCTACCATAGTTATAATAGTCCTTCCCAGTCTAGCTGGAAGAGAAGTTCTGTAATTATCCCTCAACAAATACATCATATATTTTCACCTGATGCTAGAGATTCACCTGATGAAGGTTTGGGAGATGAAAGAGAATATGAAACAGATATACTTGATTGA